Within Mongoliitalea daihaiensis, the genomic segment AAACTCTTTTTATGCCAAAAATCAAAAAGTAAGCCTTTCAAGTCTAATCGAAAACTATTTACATAGCTTAACTCAAAGACAAGAAAAAGATAGAAAGATTAGTCATCTGGTTGAAAGTCTAACTGGAGTGATTCAGAACTCGGATGAAAACAAAGATAAAGAGGAGTATTATGACTATTTAGAAAAGAAATACTCCTAAATGGAAAGGCTTTTTGTAGACACCATCATTGTGCTAGACCTTCTTCAAAAGCGAGAAGATTTTTTTAAAGACGCACAAGAACTTTTTACCTTAGCAGATGAAGGCAGAGTGGAATTATACATATTATTCCTGGAACTAATTAAGGCCTTAATTTTTGTGCTTTCATCAAAATTTACTAAATTTTAAGGCTCTATTTCTTAAAACCTTCACCATGAGACAATCATCTATAATAATTCTTTTGGCTACACTTGTGATGTTAAGTTGCAATCAGCCCGAAAAATTCAACCCTACGATCATCATTGCAGGTACACTTTCAAACAGCAATGACAAAGAAATTACGGTCTATTTGGAACAAGAAATTGCCAAAACGACGATATCAGAGGATGGCAATTTCAGAATTACATTTGAAGCAGAGGAATCCGAATATTATTACATCAGCACAGGAGTGGAAGCCTTCTCCCTTTTTCTAAGTCCTGGGGATAGCATTTTTGTGGAGGCAAGCTTGGAATCATTGGATGACACATTCAAACTTCATGGAGACCTTGCAGCAGAAAACACCTACCTTTTCGAAAAGGACAAATACTCCAAAGAGAGCGGTATAAATAATCCTATTGAGCTTATGGCACTGAACAAGGAAGCGTATTTTACCAAAAAGGATGAATTTTTTAGCAAGCTCTCATCAACATTGGATGTTTTAAAAACGGAAGAAACTGTAAACAAAGAATTTATCAAACTAGAGGAGGCATTTATTAGCTATCAACCGCTGTACATGGACAACCAATATCCCATGTACCACGCCTACATCAAGAAAATTCCACGTGATTCTGTTGACTTCCCTATGGATGAAGTGAAAGAAAAACTCCGTCAGCTTGACCTCTCACGCGAAGATTTACTCAAATCGGGAGTCTATAAATCTCTCATTGACAGCAGAATCAGTGAAGAAGTCAGCCAATTAATGAAGCAAGACTCCACCCTGAAAGGCAGCGAGGAAGGTTATGAGAAAGCTAGATTTATAGCCATGGATAATTTACTCAAAAATCAAGCTATTAAAGACCAACTGCTTTTTGATTTCATCAAATCCAATCTTGAATATAGAGGGCCCGTGCATGTAAAGTCTTCCCTTGAAAAGTTTGAAGTAGAAAATCAAAGTCCCAAACTCCTAGCCAAACTCGATGAAATCAAGCAAAAATGGGAACCGATTATGCCCGGAAAGGAAGTTCCTGACTTCAATTTTGTCAACATCGAAGGTGAACCTGTCAAGCTAAGTGACCTCAAAGGAAACCTTGTTTACATCGATATATGGGCCACTTGGTGCGGACCATGCATCGCAGAACACCCGCATTGGGATAAAATGAAAGAGGAATACACAGACAAGCCAATCTCTTTTCTGACAGTATCCATAGACAATAGCAAAGAACCATGGGAAAAAATGGTCAACGCTAAGAATATGGAAGGCTTGCAGTGGTTTGCAGAAAATGCCTGGAAATCTGACATTGCCCAACACTTTATGGTCAATGCTATTCCAAGATTCTTATTATTGGACAAAGAAGGTAAGGTAATTGATCCCTCAGCAGATAGACCATCTGGAAAAATCAGAGAAACGGTGGATAAGTATTTGTAAAACACATCAGAGTATGATAACTGACAAATATATTTGACTACAATATTTAATTATTCAACACTCCAAAAGTAGTTAATGGCTTCGGTCAGAAGACTACTTTTGGATTTAAATTTTTCCTTCCTTGTAGCCATTTCTAAAGCAGCTCCAACCAAACTTTTTGAAAATACTTGGTATTTATAAAATGATTTATTTTTTTTAATGAAACATCTAGTTTTATTGAAACTATTTCTTATTTTTCAAAACATTTTCCATTTATAGATAATCTAATCATTGACTTTAACATACCCGTCAACGATACATAGTTTTTAACTTCTAGCATTTGGTAAAATGATTAGTAATTGAGTTTCAAAGGAAAAAGCATGGTCTTCAAATCACACAATTATCATCTCTTATGGCTGTGCTATCAAATTACTTTTTAAGTAACTCAAGCGTTAGAAAGTTACTCTTACTTATGCTGATTACTTTCAATTTTAGCATAGGTTCTCAGGCACAAAATGATAGTCCAATACCATTTAGACATAGAGTAGGTCAATCTGCACCCGAAGGAAATATTTACAGAATTAAGGGGGACTTTACCATGATCGGTAATTCCAATCTGAGGATGTTAAACTATACTGACTCTTCCCACAATTCACTAGATCAGGCCATCTACATAGATATAGACAATGATCCAAGTACATTTAATTCCTCCTCAGCTACCTTAGTTTTTTCAGAAGAAAATGATGCTGACCCCAACTGTTCGGAAATCCGTTATGCGGGCCTTTATTGGTCTGGAAGAACTATTCTTGGATCAGGTGTTAATTTTGATATCACCAAAAATACTATCCCAGGAGAAACAAAAACCTTTATTAATGAAGAGGTTATCCTTAGTGGATTAGATGATGACCAAAATGAATATTTAGGATTAAGTATACTCAAGTTTGTGGATGAAACCGGAGAAGTAAATACAATATCATTTTCTGTATTGGATTCACTCGGTAATTTTATAATTGCTTTTCTTTTTGAAAACGGAAGCTCCGTCAAATACTCCATCGATGGAAATAATTACAATGACGTTGAAAACTTAGAGTTAGCAACTGAGGACGGTGTCATCACTGCAACATTTGACTCAATCCACATGATACGTGATGAGTTGACGTTTTCATTTGGTAAACTCTCTATTGAGGAAAAATATGAAAGTGCATCTACTAATTCAGAAAACACCCTGGTCCACATAGTTTTCAATGGAAGTCATACCTTTTTTTTACCATTTACGAATAGCTTGGACAAAAGAAAAGTTAAATTAAAAGGACCTAATTCCAGCAATTACACCGAAATCATAGCTGATGGGAATGCTCTCCTTTTTCCTCAGGAAGCGTATGCTGAAATTTTTGTAGGGTACGCTGATATCACTGATTATGTGAAGCAACAAGGACTTGGGGAATATACAGTAGCTGATATAGCTTTACACGAAAGTTACTCCGACCAAACGGGATTCTTTGGCAGCTGGGGTATTATTGTGATTTATCAAAACTCCAAGATGAGCTGGAGAGACATCACCATATTTGATGGGTATTCCTTTGTTGAGGCTAAGAATGGGCAAGAAAATACCCTAGAACTAGAAATCAGTGGATTTGGAACAGTAAACTCGGGTCCGGTAGCTCTAAAACTTGGCTTGATGGCAGGAGAAGGCGATAGACCAACAGGAGGGGATTTCTTTGAAATTATCGATCAAAAAGGTGATTGGGTCAGGTTAAGTCATCCTAAAAACACCCCTGACAACTTTTTCAATTCCACTATCTATACGCCTGTAAAAAATTCATTAAACCAACTTGTCCCTACTCCAAGATATCCGAATTTAATTAATAACGTTGGCGTGGATATCGTCCAATGGGACATAGAAAATCCTGACAACAGTATCCTCACCAATAACCAAACCAGCACGCGATTCCGCTTTGGTACGAGGCAAGATTTATATACCATTTACAATCTGGCGTTTTCTGTTTTAAGTTATATTCCAGAGATACAAGTTCTCAATCAAGTAAGTCAGATCAATGGCACTACTGTCTCTACAGACCCAGCTGTAGCACCAGGAGACGAAATTACTTACACTGCTGAAATCCGAAACTTAGGTACAGAGGAAGTTAAGGACGGCAAAATCACCATACCTCTACCCTACACAACTACCTTCGTTTCTGCTACCACTATCCCTAGCAATTATGGGAGCGTTATCTTTGATCCTAGTATGGGGGTAAACGGAACTATTATTTGGGAAATTGGTGAGATTCCATTACCAGAATCTAGTAATGATATCATCGCCACCCTAGTTTACACGGTGAAAGTGACCGAAGATTGTTCGATTTTGACTTTAGCAAGCTGTGAAAGCAATGTAACGATGGAAGGCTTTGTCTCCGGGATAGGCAAAAATTCAGGAAATGAATTCACTAATTTACCCTTCGTTTATGAAATCAAAGAAGGATTATGTGAAGGAGAAGAGATCAATACACCGCTCAAAATCCCAATTATCAATCGTGCGGAGTTTGTTGCTGCCAATTGTCCGGAATTCAATGATTTTTCTGGTATAAACACCACAGATTTACCTGTTTTCTGTCTAGGTGATGTTCCTATTGATTTGATCAATCTTATTAAACCAAGTAATCCCCATAGTCAAATTTATTTTTACACGCAGGAAATAGGTGGAACACCGTTGAAAAATTACCTAGTAAACACCTACATGGTAGGACTGACTACCATTTGGGCTGCCCAAGGCTTGGATAGTGAATGTACTGGCCCAAGAGTTCCTTTGAAAATAGAGGTAATAGCTAAGTCTCCTGCACCACATGTAGAAAACAGAATGATCTGTTTGGGTACTAGCGAAGCCGGTTTTCAAATAACTCAGCATGACGGCTATGAGCTCAACTACTACTTAGACGATTCTCCACTTTCTTCTCCGCTAGGAAGCATTCCAAGTATCGACCCTACAAAACCAGGACTCTATCATATCTGGGTCAGTCAATTCAAAGATGGGGAATGTGAAAGTGATCGGGTAAAGGCCGAAACAAGGGTGTATGATTGTAATTTAGTTCCGAGTATCTCCATAGAAATAGAACCTGATATCAAACTATATACATACGAGGGACAAATCATCACCTTTACTATAACTGTAAGCAATACTGGAGGAATTCCGTTAACAAACATCCGAGTTCCAGAAGATCTCACTGGAAACGAATGGACAATTCCAGAACTTTTACCCGGCGAATCCCGCAGTTTTACCTTTACATACCCCATTTCATTGTATGATGCACATACTACTTCCGTGCAAGCTTCTGCATCTGCTAATGGAATGAGTTTCTTAGGAAATGTATTTTCCTATAACTATACAGTTATTTACCGTTTACCTGACTATTTTAAGGATTATCAAGTGACGACTATATTCGCAAAATGTATCCCTAATCAGAATAACACCGGCACATTAATTATCAAATTCAGTGAAATTAATGTCACCGGGCATATCGAACTCTTTGAGGATGGAAAGTCTGTATATAAAAGCTATTTCGACCCTACCGATGAACTAAGAGTCGAGATTAAACCAGGAAATTATCAAATCGGATTCAGCACCTTTTATGGATTGGAAATAATCAGTACCGACATTTATACCATTGAAGGCCCTGCAACGGCGAGATTTGAGTTAGTGGAAGATGATGTTTATGCATGTACTGCTTATACACTTTTACCCTTATCAGAAGAAAGCCTGATCTATGATGTTTTTGACCCTACGGGTAGCATAATTCCCCAAGAAAGTTCTGGAGGATACCTGTTGACATTATCCGGAAAGTACAGAGTCATTGGCAAGGATCCTGAGGGAGTCAAATGTAGTGTTGAAAAATCAATGCAAGTCACGATTCCAGCCGTGGATACTATCGACTTAATCATTGGATCTTTTTGCCAAAATGATTACTTCACTACTGTTGAAATTACAGAAACGACACTTGGCGACCAAATCCAATGGTCAAGCCAATCAACTGATGGTTGGGTTCCTATGACAGCATTTGATGAACAGAGGACTATAGAACTAACTGAACCAGGTACCTATTTAGTAACCAAGACCAATCCAAGTGGGTGTATCGTTGGAAGAAGAGAATTTATAGTGGCTAGAACTCAACAATCCCCTCCTAACATGGCTGCACTGTATACCATTTGCCCTACCAAACAAGGCAGTCAGACTATTTCCATTTCGAATCAATTCAAAGACCATGTTTGGTTTTTTGAGGATAAAGTTATCAGCGAGGATGCACAAGTCAGACCTACGGAGGCAGGCCGATATACATTGCTGGCGGCAGACATGACCGGTTGTGCTTTTTCTGTGGAGTTTGATGTTGAAATCACTTGTGAACCAACCTTAATTTATTCAAATGCTATCAAACTCGGCGCAGAAAACCAAGGTTTAATCCTGTATCCTGACAATCTTATCGGAAGTATTTCTATCCAAGTCTTCAATCGCTGGGGCGAACTCATCTACTCTTGCCTAGACTCCTCCCCTACAAACCGAGCACCCTCTTTATGCTTTTGGGATGGTACCGTTAATGGTAAAGATGCTATAACAGGAAGTTACTCACTCTTGATAAAATATACCCTCAAAGGAGAAGATAAAATACATACTATACGGGATATGATTATGGTCCTACAATAAGTTAAAAAAGCATCCTCGTATTAGTTTAAGTTCAGTAATCAAACCTCTCTTTTTTTCTCCTGATAAAAAGTGTATATTCAACACTTCACGATTTTCCCTAGAAAAAATAGTGAATTCAGAAATTCAATAAACCTAACCTTCAAACCTATGAACACCAGAAGAAAATTTTTGCAAAAAAGCCTACTTGCCACCGCAGGCCTGAGTATGCCTACCCTAGTAACAGCAGATGAATTTTTCAGAAGCTATGGCCGCATTCCCGCCAGTGACCAATTGAATGTGGGAGTCATTGGCTGTAAAGGTATGGGCTGGTCCAATATGAGTGCCTTGTTGAAAAACCCAGCGGTTAACTGCATTGCCTTGGCTGATATTGATCAGCAAGTATTGGATCAACGCTCAGGAGACGTAGTAAAAGCAAGAGGCAAGAAACCTACCCTGTATAAGGATTATCGCAAAATGCTGGAAAATAAGGATATTGATGTGGTCGTCATTGGCACGCCAGACCATTGGCACTGTCTAAACCTCATCGATAGCTTGGAAGCAGGCAAGCATGCTTATGTAGAAAAACCTCTTGCCAATTCCATTGAAGAGTGTCAACTCATGGTAAAGGCCACTGAGAAATATGGGAAAATGGTACAAGTTGGGCAATGGCAACGCAGTGGCTCTCAATACAGTCAAGCTATTGATTTTGTAAAGTCCGGTCAATTGGGAAATATCCGACTCGTCAAATGCTGGGCCTATCAGGGCTGGATGAAGCCTGTTCCGATCAAAAATGACAGCGCTATACCTGCAGGAGTCGACTACAATATGTGGCTAGGCCCTGCCCCCAAGCGTGCTTTCAATGAAAATCGCTTTCATTTCAATTTCCGTTGGTTTTGGGATTATGCAGGTGGATTGATGACCGACTGGGGTGTTCATGAACTAGATATTGCCCTATTCGCAATGGGTGCATCCGCTCCTAAGTCAGTGATGGCTTCCGGTGGTAAACTCGCCTACCCAGATGATGCTTCCGAAACTCCCGATACCTTGCAAGCTGTCTATGAATACGATGGTTTCAATCTTTTATGGGAACATGCCACAGGTATTGACGGTGGCAACTATGGCTATGGAGAAGGCATTGCATTTATCGGTAACAACGCCACATTGGTTGTCAACAGAGGGGGCTGGGAGGTTATTTCTGAAAAAGATAATGGAGTAGCTCGAACAGAAGCTATTCAAAAAGTGAGACCCGAAGGCAATGCCTTGGAAAAACACATGGAAAACTTTTTACAAGCGATCAAAAGCGATGATGCTTCTCTCTTAAATTGTGGAGTAGAGACTGGAAGTGTCGCAGCTATCAATGCGCACATGGGCAACATTGCCTTTAAGACAGGTCAGAAAATTTACTGGGATCAGGAAAAATCCTTATTCACCAATACCGAAGCCAATAAACTAGTCAAGGCTGAGTATCACAATGGATGGAAATTACCTCAAGTATAGCTTTCTTATACTTTTTCTTTTTTTGGATAAATAATAAAAAACAAAACTGCTACCAATAAAACTGCAAAGCCTTACTGAGGAGGTCTTTTCCCATCCCACTGGTAAGGATTATAGAAACATATAATTTTTGTCATCCTCTTCTATGACTTTATTTTTCTTGAATGGTTAAATAAAAAGGAACCATATAAGGAATGTAAAAGCATAGAGGTTTTAATCTACTTCACTTAATACAACTCTAATAAAATCCCAATACTACCACGTACATCAGTTGCTCGCTCCAAATAAGGCCTGTCAAATGCGTTGATAACAAGCTGATTTCCCCGAAAAATTCCTGAACCAATCGCTCCAGTGAGATAGACTCGATGAATTTGAGGCTCTTTAAGCAGTTGGTATTTGACTCCAATATTCCCATAAAAATGCTGATAATCGAGCAGAAAGCGTTGAGGACTTTCTCCATGCACCACCACTAGTGCCCCATACCCTATATCTGTTCGAACTTGAAATTTTTCAACAATAGGAATATCATAAAAAATAAATATCCCCGAATCCCGAAAGCGTGTACGTTCAAAGAATCCCCCAAGAAACTGATTATCCAAAATCTTGGCTCCCTGAGCACCTGCAAATAGGCCAATTCCTGGATAGCCTTCAAAACCAAATGTCATTTTAAGTTGATAACCGGGGTTGATTTGATACGTATCGGCCAAATAGCTTCCACTTATAAAATTTCTGTAAGTCCCCTCCAAAGCAAACCCAAACAAGACAGCAGGTTTCTTTTGGTTAATTCCTGTAGTCTGGGCAAGTAAAACTTGACCTATCAAGCAAATAAATACACTTAAAGAAAGTAAAAACCGCTTCATGGTCTCAGTAATTGGATTAATCCTACATTGACCACTCCATCTGCACCTCTCTGGCCATCGCTTACAGGGTAAATAGATTGGGTAAACTCTTGGTCAAATTGCTCAAACAGAAGTAATTCAGGTTCTGATGCTTTAATTCCGTAAAAAGCATCAAAATTCCTTCTTGGAACAATAAATCTAAATTCCCCAAGCGCATTCGTTCGCTGTTCGTAGATTATTCGATCAAATGTCATTTCCCCTTCTCTATTCCACCAATCAGGATTTTCTACAAAAAATAATTCCACTCCTGCGATGGGCCTTCCATCCGCATCTACAATCGCACCCAAAAACGTGGTGAAGTTATTGTTTTCAAACTCCTTACAAGCTGTTATAACAATCCCTAGCAAAACCACGATCACACTATATACAATCAACCGATGCCTCATCATTCAACTAATTAAAATCGACTAAATATACTGTTTAAAATCAATATTCACGAATCCCAACCAAAAACCTTCCATATTTGCCCGTATCTTTCCAAGCAAGTTGATAGTATCTGGCTGTAAAAAAATTAAGTTCCACAAAACACCCTTCTATCATTCTGATTAAAAGCATTTTAAACTATCTTGAAAAAAAATTTCAGAATTTTTAACATTCCCATGCAACCTTCTTTCCAACTTCTGTATCTACCTATTTGAACCCAAACCAATATGTTTTTTCGAAAAAGCTACCATACAGAAGACGAACTCTTGGAAGGTTGCCAAAATGGCGACAAAAAGGCCCAACGAGCCCTGTATGAGCGCTATTCTTCGAGATTCTTTGCCATATGTCTTCGCTACACCAAAGATCGCTTTGTAGCTGAAGATGTCTTGGTAGAAGGATTTATGAAAATTTTCGAAAGACTACATCAGTTTGAAAACAAAGGAAGCTTTGAAGGCTGGATGAAAAAAATCATGGTGACACAGGCATTGTTGAAACTTCGATCTAACAAACATCTCAACATGGAGGTGCTGATCGATGAAAATTGGCAGCAAGACAGCAGCAGCTATGAAATCAACCACTTGGAAGCAGAAGATTTACTGGCACTGATAGCTGAATTACCTGTGGGCTATCGAACGGTATTCAACCTCTATGCAATTGAAGGATATTCCCATCAGGAAATTGCAAGCCTCTTGGGAATCACGGAATCAACCTCCAAATCCCAATTAAACAGAGCAAGAGGAGTATTGAAAGAAAAAATTGCAGATCAACAACAGAAGGAAAGGAGCATCAATGGCTAAGGAACAACATCAATTCGACTCATATTTCAAGCAAAAACTTGAAAACCACACCGAAAGCCCCTCCCAACTCGCTTGGGAACGGATTGAAGATGGATTGGGAAAGCCCGAGAAAAAGGTATTTATCGGATGGTACGTAGCTGCTTCTTTGGTGCTGCTCATGGGACTGGGTTATCTCCTGCTGAGACAAGGATCTATGGATGGTACCTTTGTGGAAGAAAATTTGGTTTCGCAACAATTGGAAGAGCTGAGCAATGTGGATGAAACTTCCCTCAGCTCAACTGAAGCTACTTCTGAAATTACTCCAACCTCCTCAGAATCAACTACGGAAATTAGGTCTGCTGAAACAAGCAAAGCATCCAAACCTCAAGTGATGAAAGAGACAGCTCCTGTAATTGAAAGTATCCCTGAAACCATCGCACTGCTGGAAGTAGAAGAAGAATTAATCATCGGTCTTCCGGAATTAGTGCTCCCTGAGCTAACAGTGGATCAAACCATTGCTTTGGTAGATCCAAAAATCACACCTACGATCGAAGAGGAGCCATCTTAT encodes:
- a CDS encoding DUF6364 family protein produces the protein MCSRTPTNSFYAKNQKVSLSSLIENYLHSLTQRQEKDRKISHLVESLTGVIQNSDENKDKEEYYDYLEKKYS
- a CDS encoding TlpA family protein disulfide reductase; this encodes MRQSSIIILLATLVMLSCNQPEKFNPTIIIAGTLSNSNDKEITVYLEQEIAKTTISEDGNFRITFEAEESEYYYISTGVEAFSLFLSPGDSIFVEASLESLDDTFKLHGDLAAENTYLFEKDKYSKESGINNPIELMALNKEAYFTKKDEFFSKLSSTLDVLKTEETVNKEFIKLEEAFISYQPLYMDNQYPMYHAYIKKIPRDSVDFPMDEVKEKLRQLDLSREDLLKSGVYKSLIDSRISEEVSQLMKQDSTLKGSEEGYEKARFIAMDNLLKNQAIKDQLLFDFIKSNLEYRGPVHVKSSLEKFEVENQSPKLLAKLDEIKQKWEPIMPGKEVPDFNFVNIEGEPVKLSDLKGNLVYIDIWATWCGPCIAEHPHWDKMKEEYTDKPISFLTVSIDNSKEPWEKMVNAKNMEGLQWFAENAWKSDIAQHFMVNAIPRFLLLDKEGKVIDPSADRPSGKIRETVDKYL
- a CDS encoding DUF7507 domain-containing protein — translated: MLITFNFSIGSQAQNDSPIPFRHRVGQSAPEGNIYRIKGDFTMIGNSNLRMLNYTDSSHNSLDQAIYIDIDNDPSTFNSSSATLVFSEENDADPNCSEIRYAGLYWSGRTILGSGVNFDITKNTIPGETKTFINEEVILSGLDDDQNEYLGLSILKFVDETGEVNTISFSVLDSLGNFIIAFLFENGSSVKYSIDGNNYNDVENLELATEDGVITATFDSIHMIRDELTFSFGKLSIEEKYESASTNSENTLVHIVFNGSHTFFLPFTNSLDKRKVKLKGPNSSNYTEIIADGNALLFPQEAYAEIFVGYADITDYVKQQGLGEYTVADIALHESYSDQTGFFGSWGIIVIYQNSKMSWRDITIFDGYSFVEAKNGQENTLELEISGFGTVNSGPVALKLGLMAGEGDRPTGGDFFEIIDQKGDWVRLSHPKNTPDNFFNSTIYTPVKNSLNQLVPTPRYPNLINNVGVDIVQWDIENPDNSILTNNQTSTRFRFGTRQDLYTIYNLAFSVLSYIPEIQVLNQVSQINGTTVSTDPAVAPGDEITYTAEIRNLGTEEVKDGKITIPLPYTTTFVSATTIPSNYGSVIFDPSMGVNGTIIWEIGEIPLPESSNDIIATLVYTVKVTEDCSILTLASCESNVTMEGFVSGIGKNSGNEFTNLPFVYEIKEGLCEGEEINTPLKIPIINRAEFVAANCPEFNDFSGINTTDLPVFCLGDVPIDLINLIKPSNPHSQIYFYTQEIGGTPLKNYLVNTYMVGLTTIWAAQGLDSECTGPRVPLKIEVIAKSPAPHVENRMICLGTSEAGFQITQHDGYELNYYLDDSPLSSPLGSIPSIDPTKPGLYHIWVSQFKDGECESDRVKAETRVYDCNLVPSISIEIEPDIKLYTYEGQIITFTITVSNTGGIPLTNIRVPEDLTGNEWTIPELLPGESRSFTFTYPISLYDAHTTSVQASASANGMSFLGNVFSYNYTVIYRLPDYFKDYQVTTIFAKCIPNQNNTGTLIIKFSEINVTGHIELFEDGKSVYKSYFDPTDELRVEIKPGNYQIGFSTFYGLEIISTDIYTIEGPATARFELVEDDVYACTAYTLLPLSEESLIYDVFDPTGSIIPQESSGGYLLTLSGKYRVIGKDPEGVKCSVEKSMQVTIPAVDTIDLIIGSFCQNDYFTTVEITETTLGDQIQWSSQSTDGWVPMTAFDEQRTIELTEPGTYLVTKTNPSGCIVGRREFIVARTQQSPPNMAALYTICPTKQGSQTISISNQFKDHVWFFEDKVISEDAQVRPTEAGRYTLLAADMTGCAFSVEFDVEITCEPTLIYSNAIKLGAENQGLILYPDNLIGSISIQVFNRWGELIYSCLDSSPTNRAPSLCFWDGTVNGKDAITGSYSLLIKYTLKGEDKIHTIRDMIMVLQ
- a CDS encoding Gfo/Idh/MocA family protein, encoding MNTRRKFLQKSLLATAGLSMPTLVTADEFFRSYGRIPASDQLNVGVIGCKGMGWSNMSALLKNPAVNCIALADIDQQVLDQRSGDVVKARGKKPTLYKDYRKMLENKDIDVVVIGTPDHWHCLNLIDSLEAGKHAYVEKPLANSIEECQLMVKATEKYGKMVQVGQWQRSGSQYSQAIDFVKSGQLGNIRLVKCWAYQGWMKPVPIKNDSAIPAGVDYNMWLGPAPKRAFNENRFHFNFRWFWDYAGGLMTDWGVHELDIALFAMGASAPKSVMASGGKLAYPDDASETPDTLQAVYEYDGFNLLWEHATGIDGGNYGYGEGIAFIGNNATLVVNRGGWEVISEKDNGVARTEAIQKVRPEGNALEKHMENFLQAIKSDDASLLNCGVETGSVAAINAHMGNIAFKTGQKIYWDQEKSLFTNTEANKLVKAEYHNGWKLPQV
- a CDS encoding RNA polymerase sigma factor; this translates as MFFRKSYHTEDELLEGCQNGDKKAQRALYERYSSRFFAICLRYTKDRFVAEDVLVEGFMKIFERLHQFENKGSFEGWMKKIMVTQALLKLRSNKHLNMEVLIDENWQQDSSSYEINHLEAEDLLALIAELPVGYRTVFNLYAIEGYSHQEIASLLGITESTSKSQLNRARGVLKEKIADQQQKERSING